From the genome of Symphalangus syndactylus isolate Jambi chromosome 5, NHGRI_mSymSyn1-v2.1_pri, whole genome shotgun sequence, one region includes:
- the LOC129483268 gene encoding LOW QUALITY PROTEIN: peroxiredoxin-4-like (The sequence of the model RefSeq protein was modified relative to this genomic sequence to represent the inferred CDS: inserted 1 base in 1 codon), which translates to MEALPLLAATTPGHGRHRRLLLLPLLLFLLPAGAVQGWETEERPRTREEEYHFYXGGQVYPGEASRVSVADHSLHLSKAKISKPAPYWEGTAVIDGEFKELKLTDYRGKYLFFFFYPLDFTFVCPTEIIAFGDRLEEFKSINTEVVACSVDSQFTHLAWINTPRRQGGLGPIRIPLLSDLTHQISKDYGVYLEDSGHTLRGLFIIDDKGILRQITLNDLPVGRSVDETLRLVQAFQYTDKHGEVCPAGWKPGSETIIPDPDGKLKYFDKLN; encoded by the exons ATGGAGGCGCTGCCGCTGCTAGCCGCGACAACTCCGGGCCACGGCCGGCACCGAAGGCTGCTTCTGCTGCCGCTACTGCTGTTCCTGCTGCCGGCTGGAGCTGTGCagggctgggagacagaggagaggCCCCGGACCCGCGAAGAGGAGTACCACTTCT GGGGTGGACAAGTGTACCCGGGAGAGGCATCCCGGGTATCGGTCGCCGACCACTCCCTGCACCTAAGCAAAGCGAAGATTTCCAAGCCAGCGCCCTACTGGGAAGGCACAGCTGTGATCGATGGAGAATTTAAGGAGCTGAAGTTAACTGATTATCGTGggaaatacttgttttttttcttctacccACTTGATTTCACATTTGTGTGTCCAACTGAAATTATCGCTTTTGGCGATAGACTTGAAGAATTCAAATCTATAAATACTGAAGTGGTAGCATGCTCTGTTGATTCCCAGTTTACCCATTTGGCCTGGATTAATACCCCTCGAAGACAAGGAGGACTTGGGCCAATAAGGATTCCACTTCTTTCAGATTTGACCCATCAGATCTCAAAGGACTATGGTGTATACCTAGAGGACTCAGGCCACACTCTTAGAGGTCTCTTCATTATTGATGACAAAGGAATCCTAAGACAAATTACTCTGAATGATCTTCCTGTGGGTAGATCAGTGGATGAGACACTACGTTTGGTTCAAGCATTCCAGTAcactgacaaacatggagaagtCTGCCCTGCTGGCTGGAAACCTGGTAGTGAAACAATAATCCCAGATCCAGATGGAAAGCTAAAGTATTTCGATAAACTGAATTGA